A DNA window from Aphelocoma coerulescens isolate FSJ_1873_10779 chromosome 7, UR_Acoe_1.0, whole genome shotgun sequence contains the following coding sequences:
- the RPRM gene encoding protein reprimo, translated as MNGSLGLPAGMNGSLGIPGGMNGSLAIPAGLNGSSAAAAGLLAGAGGAALELERALRCCTAASVVTDGSGAAADERSLYIMRVVQIAVMCVLALTVVFGIFFLGCNLLIKSEGMINFLVKDRRPSKEVEAVVVGPY; from the coding sequence ATGAACGGCTCGCTGGGGCTCCCGGCGGGGATGAACGGCTCGCTGGGGATTCCAGGAGGGATGAACGGCTCGCTGGCGATCCCGGCGGGGCTGAACGGCTcctcggcggcggcggcggggctgctggcgggggccgggggcgcggcGCTGGAGCTGGAGCGGGCGCTGCGCTGCTGCACCGCCGCCTCCGTGGTGACCGACGGCAGCGGCGCGGCGGCGGACGAGCGCAGCCTGTACATCATGCGCGTGGTGCAGATCGCCGTCATGTGCGTGCTGGCCCTCACCGTGGTGTTCGGCATCTTCTTCCTCGGCTGCAACCTCCTCATCAAGTCCGAGGGCATGATCAACTTTCTGGTCAAGGACCGCCGCCCGTCCAAGGAGGTGGAGGCGGTGGTGGTGGGGCCGTACTGA